In Podospora pseudopauciseta strain CBS 411.78 chromosome 3, whole genome shotgun sequence, one genomic interval encodes:
- a CDS encoding hypothetical protein (EggNog:ENOG503P7F9; COG:J) gives MAMAAQAMRMASSASFLPRLLPPTVFSASRAQVLVRQLSLPLFPNLNIAIPVGISLGLPSLPEVLEGIWEGILKAVPKKKTSHMKKRHRQMAGKAIKDVTALCVCPACGGMKRMHYVCPTCASRLRGFLHQEAKAKEEAQAEEEVKAKTK, from the exons ATGGCAATGGCGGCACAAGCGATGAGGATGGCTTCCTCGGCCTCTTTCCTCCCCAGactcctcccaccaacaGTCTTCTCGGCATCAAGGGCCCAGGTTCTTGTACGACAACTCTCGCTCCCCCTGtttcccaacctcaacatcgCCATCCCAGTAGGCATCTCGCTCGGTCTTCCATCATTACCAGAAGTCTTGGAGGGGATTTGGGAGGGTATTCTCAAGGCTGtaccaaagaagaagacatCGCACATGAAGAAGAGACACAGACAAATGGCCGGCAAGGCTATCAAGGACGTAACGGCGCTTTGCGTCTGCCCGGCGTGTGGTGGGATGAAGCGTATGCATTATGTCTGCCCTACCTGCGCATCAA GACTCAGGGGGTTCCTGCACcaggaggccaaggccaaggaggaggctcaagccgaggaagaggtcaAGGCTAAGACCAAATAA
- a CDS encoding hypothetical protein (COG:I; EggNog:ENOG503P0N4): MATSTLGLIPNWYPPTRENYDLILSLWKWFPAFASLQWATTWYGMGKTSLPSPLNLPGRLAWLTMESPGFLTLLYTFFRLPPQLSVTDLPWQNSVLAGLFVIHYSYRAILFPLLQPSMAPMHLSIWASAFSFQVINGLMLGSWLGGYGPTSQEDWDNLLPFGTLQFSVGIAIFYVGLAANYYHDDELREIRRRENHRQDRLVKEGRVKRGDVSRHYEVPKAGLFKYMLYPHYFVEWVEWFGYWTAAGYGCVPARCFLFNEVASMLPRAVRGKAWYVEKFGEEKVGKKWAVIPGVW; the protein is encoded by the exons ATGGCCACCTCAACATTGGGTCTCATACCAAACTGGTACCCCCCCACCCGCGAAAACTAcgacctcatcctctccttgTGGAAGTGGTTCCCTGCC TTCGCCTCCCTCCAATGGGCAACAACCTGGTACGGCATGGGCAaaacctcccttccctccccgCTCAACCTGCCCGGCCGTCTAGCCTGGCTAACAATGGAATCCCCCGgcttcctcaccctcctctacACCTTCTTTCGTCTCCCCCCGCAACTTTCCGTCACCGACCTCCCCTGGCAAAACTCCGTCCTCGCTGGCCTCTTCGTAATCCACTACTCCTACCGcgccatcctcttccccctcctccaaccatcCATGGCACCAATGCACCTCTCCATCTgggcctcggccttctccttccaaGTCATCAACGGGCTTATGCTCGGGTCCTGGCTAGGCGGGTACGGACCAACCTCCCAAGAAGACTGGGATAACCTCTTGCCGTTTGGAACACTGCAGTTCAGCGTTGGCATCGCGATTTTTTACGTGGGGCTGGCGGCGAACTACtatcatgatgatgagctgagggagataaggaggagggagaaccATCGCCAGGATAGGCTGGTTAAAGAAGGcagggtgaagaggggggatgtGAGCAGACATTATGAGGTTCCCAAGGCGGGCTTGTTCAAGTACATGTTGTATCCGCATTACTTTGTCGAGTGGGTCGAGTGGTTTGGGTATTGGACTGCGGCGGGGTACGGGTGTGTGCCGGCGAGGTGCTTCTTGTTCAATGAGGTTGCGTCGATGTTGCCCAGAGCGGTGAGGGGGAAGGCCTGGTATGTTGAGAAATtcggggaggagaaggtggggAAGAAGTGGGCGGTTATTCCGGGGGTTTGGTAG
- a CDS encoding hypothetical protein (COG:S; EggNog:ENOG503NU2A; MEROPS:MER0902165) — protein MVSRKPLPPNATFDPAVPSHARSPEPKPEAQQEFVLPPFESTGGFWDDTSNNINQNQNTDAAQDMSNSHQPGQAAGNYAGLEEENVWANNNSSSNLDRVPTVLRPGSSHRMDNTGSLGKVAERTDAGLDVTRVPTILRPAGGPSSRETNPFKRKMHNQDGSANPASTSSTTPLPESLTGAFSDLAVGDTTKNPWQPALSDNSALGQRPSYQLPEPSPGMEDGWKGSEPPRPSTSTPPRLLSLPSEEGSAGWESERDKPPNIQLGFTAEEDEVLGDSHAWDDLGTVNKGNGTAAVPAVPDKGGSDDEWNLIDVDPPRSSQPNVQQSPSNSKSSPPRRRDTWEDFDEEKDTPQPSTSQQVAAPVTKDQPPPQGKAPELPARTELPPRTELPRRTSSEQPPPQPPRPVDKNETYHIKNINWFDITAAKNPRSTPILVQNANGPCPLVALVNALTLTTPADKNTALVDTLKTREQVSLGLLLDAVFDELMSERRLDPNVPLPDITQLYSFLQGLHTGMNVNPRFIPTESILQSFKSTSLTHIHPSQRGEMSIPGTFEHTKEMTLYSTFSIPLIHGWLPRPDDIVYQSFARQAASYEDVQNLLFREEELDDKLSSSHHEGLTEEEQQLYQDILSIKSFLHSSATQLTNFGLEVIKKSMKPGSVAILFRNDHFATLYRHPQTLELLTLVTDAGYAGHAEVVWESLVDTTGEKAEFFSGDFRVVGGASHTSSTPAARPQGSGSWADVASSSGNRRSREQGRGGRSSSSEAPTSPTTEQEDRDFAMALQLQEEEDNRHRQEEDRRRREARLSEQYIEQQGRAAQAHNSRGGAGSGRGGSHAASRSTSSLGSSGTANTGRRAPSGIRVTSSTPTVASSNNSATPNRSRPSTQTVRSLIPPVQPAAAANRDPEAGLDDAPPSYEQASQQAAYEPPTGHPAHPASSPTAATSQPASTPGGTQRPSTGASQPSPRVNNAPRTGGSAGGRAPSGSHGYPGAGGAGPGRQGLRQGVPVVPANGRPGVGEEREKCVVM, from the coding sequence ATGGTTTCTCGAAAACCGCTTCCTCCAAATGCGACATTCGACCCCGCCGTACCATCACATGCTCGATCGCCAGAACCAAAGCCCGAAGCACAACAAGAATTCGTATTACCGCCCTTTGAATCCACTGGTGGATTCTGGGACGATACCTCGAACAATATAAACCAGAATCAAAACACCGACGCTGCACAAGACATGTCGAACTCGCACCAGCCAGGCCAGGCTGCTGGCAACTATgcgggcttggaggaggagaatgtCTGGGCTAATAATAATAGCTCTTCCAACCTCGATCGAGTCCCGACAGTTTTGAGGCCCGGAAGCAGCCATCGAATGGACAACACTGGATCTCTGGGAAAAGTGGCGGAGAGGACAGACGCGGGGTTAGATGTCACACGGGTGCCGACCATCCTGAGGCCCGCTGGCGGGCCGTCCAGTCGAGAGACCAACCCATTCAAAAGAAAGATGCATAACCAGGATGGATCAGCGAATCCTGCgtcaacatcctccaccactccTCTCCCAGAATCCCTGACTGGGGCATTTTCAGACCTAGCCGTTGGAGATACGACCAAGAACCCGTGGCAACCAGCGCTTAGCGACAACAGCGCACTTGGCCAACGGCCGTCGTATCAGTTACCAGAGCCGTCGCCAGGGATGGAGGACGGCTGGAAGGGCTCGGAGCCACCGCGCCCATCGACATCTACGCCACCAAGGCTCTTGTCACTCCCTTCGGAGGAGGGCTCCGCGGGCTGGGAGAGCGAAAGAGACAAGCCCCCTAACATCCAGTTAGGGTTCACagcggaggaggacgaggttcTTGGTGATTCCCACGCCTGGGATGACCTTGGCACTGTCAACAAGGGGAATGGTACAGCCGCCGTGCCCGCTGTTCCTGATAAGGGCGGTTCAGACGACGAGTGGAATTTGATAGACGTGGATCCTCCTCGCTCTAGTCAGCCCAATGTCCAACAAAGTCCCTCTAATTCTAAGTCAAGCCCACCTCGGAGAAGGGATACATGGGAAGACTTTGATGAAGAAAAGGATACTCCCCAGCCGAGCACCTCACAACAGGTAGCAGCGCCCGTAACGAAAGACCAACCGCCGCCTCAGGGGAAAGCTCCTGAACTTCCTGCAAGGACTGAACTTCCACCACGAACAGAGCTTCCTCGACGAACATCAAGCGAGCAACCGCCGccacaacctccccgtcctGTGGACAAGAACGAAACATACCACATCAAGAACATCAATTGGTTTGATATAACGGCTGCCAAAAACCCGAGATCGACGCCTATTCTTGTTCAGAATGCCAACGGCCCCTGCCCTCTTGTTGCTCTTGTTAACGCCCTTACACTTACCACGCCGGCTGATAAGAACACGGCGCTGGTTGATACGCTAAAGACACGAGAACAAGTCAGCCTGGGTTTGCTACTTGATGCTGTGTTCGATGAGTTAATGTCCGAGAGGCGTCTTGATCCAAATGTTCCCCTACCGGATATCACCCAACTTTACAGCTTCCTCCAGGGACTGCACACTGGCATGAACGTCAATCCTCGGTTTATTCCAACAGAGTCTATCTTGCAATCTTTCAAGAGCACGTCGCTTACTCATATTCACCCGAGTCAACGCGGCGAGATGTCTATACCTGGAACTTTTGAGCATACCAAGGAGATGACACTGTACTCGACCTTTTCGATACCGCTGATTCACGGCTGGCTGCCTCGTCCGGACGATATTGTTTACCAATCCTTTGCGCGGCAGGCGGCTTCCTATGAAGATGTCCAGAATCTACTTTTCCGGGAAGAGGAGCTAGACGATAAACTAAGTAGCAGCCACCACGAGGGGTTGACCGAAGAGGAGCAGCAACTGTACCAAGACATTCTTTCGATCAAGTCGTTTTTGCACAGCTCTGCCACGCAGCTTACCAACTTTGGTTTGGAGGTTATCAAGAAGTCGATGAAGCCAGGATCAGTTGCTATCTTGTTCAGAAACGATCATTTCGCCACTCTGTACCGACATCCTCAGACGCTGGAGCTTCTCACGCTGGTTACCGATGCAGGATATGCAGGTCACGCCGAGGTTGTGTGGGAATCTCTCGTCGACACCACCGGCGAAAAGGCCGAGTTCTTTTCAGGAGACTTCCGTGTTGTAGGTGGCGCTTCACATACTTCATCGACGCCCGCTGCTAGACCTCAAGGGTCTGGCAGCTGGGCTGACGTGGCCTCCAGCTCTGGCAACAGACGAAGCAGAGAACAGGGCCGTGGTGGCCGAAGCAGTTCTAGTGAGgctccaacctcgccaacAACCGAACAAGAGGACCGAGACTTTGCCATGGCGCTCCAACtccaagaggaagaggacaaCCGTCATCGTCAAGAGGAAGACCGCCGTCGTAGAGAAGCCAGGTTGTCAGAGCAGTACATTGAACAGCAGGGACGGGCAGCTCAAGCGCATAACAGCCGTGGTGGGGCCGGCTcaggccgaggaggcagCCACGCTGCGTCTCGTAGTACGAGCTCGTTGGGATCCTCGGGTACCGCCAACACCGGCCGTCGTGCCCCAAGCGGAATCCGCGTCACTTCATCCACTCCTACAGTAGCTTCCTCGAACAACAGTGCTACGCCCAATCGTTCTCGGCCATCCACGCAAACAGTTAGATCGCTGATTCCGCCTGTTCAGCCGGCGGCCGCGGCGAATAGAGACCCGGAGGCTGGGTTGGATGATGCTCCTCCTAGTTATGAGCAAGCATCTCAACAGGCGGCGTACGAGCCGCCGACTGGTCATCCGGCACACCCCGCTAGTAGCCCGACCGCGGCGACGTCACAGCCGGCGTCTACTCCCGGGGGAACGCAAAGGCCAAGCACGGGCGCTTCTCAGCCCTCGCCGAGGGTTAATAATGCCCCTAGAACGGGCGGAAGTGCTGGAGGGAGGGCGCCGAGTGGGAGTCATGGGTATCCGGGAGCTGGAGGTGCTGGACCGGGGAGGCAAGGGTTGAGACAGGGGGTTCCAGTTGTGCCTGCTAATGGACGGCctggggtgggagaggagagggagaagtgTGTGGTGATGTAG
- a CDS encoding hypothetical protein (EggNog:ENOG503P98C), producing the protein MPPPKKVDKGIVSLDRETPIQEEVKPLIEDILRAEYCVQGSVFLVEGIDTVRVVGGAGKMVRLLLGDGNLVIQGFVKGVMHWVVEGGKVFEGGYVRLDKFEVVEIEGERVLVIGDLRIVGWDEGYLGVLRGEGREVKDVGGLREGGTGGERLFGLERRVREMEVRREREREREEEERRREEGSRKELEAEVAEREKQAVEREWEEEAKKEEEDEGCISEWDYDDDGFEQMVISTERATQRRVMATAYTGTSVNYTTTPQRPPVFKQQSIQHPQVLLPPPSRQILTPRTPQPQPPIKPQENTTPKPLPWLASDPTQPLKLTPLSQIPYLPYKQNWMVNVLVVVAQLGETESCPYPPFVQRQARVIDQSTPHRHIHLTVFLEPAGFEPKLGEVYLLLGVKNHKFDGGSLKKYASDKPKGGGRWWVEGRGLGWCKEMVKELEIWWAQQQVGVVGEEG; encoded by the coding sequence atgccaccacccaaaaaGGTTGACAAAGGGATCGTTTCCCTCGACCGGGAAACTCCCATTCAGGAGGAGGTCAAACCGCTGATAGAAGACATCCTGAGGGCAGAATACTGCGTTCAGGGGTCGGTGTTTCTTGTGGAGGGGATCGACACGGTgagggtggttggtggggcggggaagatggtgaggttgctgttgggggatgggaaCCTGGTGATTCAGGGGTTTGTGAAGGGGGTTATGCActgggttgtggagggggggaaggtttttgagggggggtATGTCAGGTTGGATAAgtttgaggtggttgagatcgagggggagagggtgttggtgattGGGGATTTGAGGATTGTGGGGTGGGATGAGGGGTATTTgggggttttgaggggggagggcaGGGAGGTTAAGGATGTCGGGGggctgagggaggggggaacggggggggaaaggttgtttgggttggagaggagggttagggagatggaggttaggagggagagggagagggagagggaggaggaggagaggaggagggaggaggggagcagaaaggagctggaggctgaggttgctgagcGGGAAAAGCAGGCTGTTGAGCGGGaatgggaggaagaggcgaagaaggaggaggaagatgagggttGCATCTCTGAGTGGGactatgatgatgatggttttgAACAGATGGTGATATCGACCGAGAGGGCTACCCAGAGGAGGGTCATGGCTACCGCATACACCGGCACAAGCGTTAATTACACCACGACGCCACAGCGACCACCGGTGTTCAAGCAGCAATCGATTCAACATCCACAAGTCCTGttgcctcctccctctcgccAGATATTAACTCCTAGAACACCTCAGCCTCAGCCGCCTATCAAACCCCAGGAAAACACCACACCGAAACCGCTTCCCTGGCTTGCCAGCGATCCTACTCAACCCCTAAAGCTCACACCCCTCAGCCAAATCCCATATTTACCCTACAAACAAAACTGGATGGTCAACGTTCTCGTTGTTGTCGCCCAACTCGGAGAAACAGAATCGTGTCCGTATCCCCCCTTTGTTCAAAGGCAGGCTAGGGTCATTGATCAGAGTACACCACATAGGCACATCCATTTGACAGTATTCTTGGAGCCAGCCGGGTTTGAGCCGAAGCTAGGCGAGGTCTACCTTTTGCTGGGTGTCAAGAATCACAAGTTTGATGGGGGTAGCTTGAAGAAGTATGCGAGTGACAAGCccaaggggggtgggaggtggtgggtggagggacgagggttggggtggtgtaaggagatggtgaaggagttggagatCTGGTGGGCTCAGCAAcaggtgggtgttgttggggaggagggttga
- a CDS encoding hypothetical protein (EggNog:ENOG503PFNR), with protein sequence MPTVLGLTNDQKEKPKIGAAQAPKGYHDGSLVLSENKNQRLDTISKRNYAAAHEMETLLWRAICDDPEQAKEYIADDCVMVNPIFHPDHSSKPVNKESEPSISDLLENAGKFTGFRFHDGGPLVVEAGLMAVSTVYKLSLYKQSRKGGIREISASGSSSWRQTAGADWVLVAWHVAYAEDEDDEDDEE encoded by the coding sequence ATGCCTACCGTTCTAGGCCTCACCAACGACCAAAAGGAGAAGCCCAAAATTGGCGCTGCTCAAGCACCCAAGGGCTACCACGACGGCTCTCTCGTCCTTTCGGAGAACAAGAACCAGCGCCTCGATACCATCTCCAAGCGCAACTATGCCGCCGCCCACGAGATGGAGACTCTTCTTTGGAGAGCCATCTGCGACGACCCAGAGCAGGCCAAAGAGTACATCGCCGATGACTGCGTGATGGTCAACCCTATCTTTCACCCTGATCACTCTTCCAAGCCGGTAAACAAGGAGTCGGAGCCGAGTATCAGCGATTTACTGGAGAATGCTGGGAAGTTTACTGGATTCCGGTTCCATGACGGAGGCCCGCTTGTGGTCGAGGCGGGGTTGATGGCTGTTTCGACGGTGTACAAGTTAAGTTTGTACAAGCAGAGCCGGAAGGGAGGCATCAGGGAGATTTCGGCGAGTGGAAGCAGCAGTTGGAGGCAGACTGCGGGAGCGGATTGGGTGTTGGTTGCTTGGCATGTTGCTtatgccgaggatgaggacgatgaggatgatgaggagtaG
- the rec14 gene encoding Ski complex subunit Rec14 (COG:S; EggNog:ENOG503NWRU), with protein MAVDLSRDGRLTASGHENGGVYVFNNDAGRMVYSLSGLAKPVRTVAFSPGCKRLAAAGNAGIIALYDMEHGEHVANLSAPGNRPSWITSLDWNDTGDYLLSGQLDGKVKVWDVARGACVATHSETDKALWCVRWLPPTERALGPGMGKGERFCAAGASRSLSFYREATGI; from the exons ATGGCGGTGGATTTGAGTagggatgggaggttgaCGGCGTCGGGGCATGAGAATGGGGGGGTGTATGTCTTTAATAATGAtgcggggaggatggtttATTCGCTTTCTG GTCTCGCCAAACCGGTACGAACCGTAGCCTTCTCACCCGGCTGCAAGAGGCTGGCTGCTGCCGGCAACGCCGGTATCATCGCTCTCTATGACATGGAGCATGGAGAGCACGTCGCGAACTTGAGCGCGCCGGGCAACAGGCCGTCGTGGATCACATCACTCGACTGGAACGATACGGGAGACTACCTCCTCAGTGGGCAGCTGGAtggcaaggtcaaggtctGGGATGTCGCAAGGGGGGCTTGTGTGGCTACGCACAGCGAGACGGACAAGGCTTTGTGGTGTGTACGCTGGTTGCCACCGACCGAACGTGCGCTTGGGCCTGGGATGGGTAAAGGAGAGAGGTTTTGCGCGGCGGGTGCTAGTCGGAGTTTGAGTTTCTATCGGGAGGCTACGGGTATTTAA
- a CDS encoding hypothetical protein (COG:O; EggNog:ENOG503P08N): MAKSRKTKRQGKTTRQIGASKRSCSICQKIILAFTPRSKKCLEEVLGTWKEVMVDSKCQQHKDILLFQNGRALRFRFPVPIAADTLVRLVRYHWDDNRECRIEATLGQTGNLVDGTLRSYSFVLLPSHPSDNLDRYGRLIHAHWIDSSLFRRWKTDCDQHHQHCKPSSVILPALASIRPAWLVDIVRQCLVPAQPTDSYVCLSYVWGGTKQFTTAMDNLERLQQPNALSFVPLAKTITHAMAVVEMAGEKFLWVDALCIVQDDDKQKHQDVQNMSGIYANATFTIIARSATNADSGLPGLFGISQQRKVQQHTWRLGPSSTVINIQYRDWKDDQNRGAWFTRGWTFQEELFSRRQLVLREHGPAHWTCMSAQWREDIRLPDITIQMPSPKRYPYQRSIYPEIHNVSPNIPKLAKIIENYNRRSFTLPEDSLRAFSGIATALLSSFQGGLISGLPADFFYAGLLWFPFSKDIVLRWPGGIPKASCVPSWSWAAWKGSLDLKIWRVADTWRPVGTNLGSWRGEQCFHQRIFPIVEWSYHTTSDGPGIEIKDRFYALKEKYFDSDKTRCPPGWTRRPWTSSRGPNWVYNYHDESRSLRCLFHPIHLQGKGDSEVPGMTIAPWISCYTRSATLLAAEELIDSEPEYLAQCISLRDSIGTWAGFLTLNPDPLSPSETSDTVNLDLTGNSLTLVEVARGEIWEPTEVPFFHYFKDANHPERPKGVPWYQFYWVMWVEWRGDIAYRRGLGRVVKSIWEAQDRKKMHLMLG, from the exons ATGGCTAAAAGTCGCAAGACCAAAAGACAAGGAAAGACTACCAGACAAATTGGAGCGAGT AAACGATCATGTTCGATATGTCAGAAAATCATCCTTGCTTTCACGCCTAGAAGTAAGAAATGTCTCGAAGAGGTGTTGGGTACCTGGAAAGAGGTCATGGTGGACTCAAAATGCCAACAGCACAAGGACATTTTGCTCTTTCAAAATGGGCGGGCTCTTCGTTTCAGATTTCCAGTGCCGATTGCAGCAGACACACTTGTTAGACTTGTGCGTTACCATTGGGACGACAACCGGGAATGCAGAATAGAGGCCACGTTGGGGCAGACCGGTAATCTGGTTGACGGCACTTTGAGAAGCTACAGTTTTGTTCTCCTCCCTTCACACCCGAGCGACAATCTAGACAGATATGGAAGGCTTATACATGCACACTGGATCGATTCAAGTTTGTTTCGTCGTTGGAAAACTGATTGCGACCAACACCATCAGCACTGCAAGCCTTCCAGTGTGATATTGCCAGCCCTTGCTTCCATCCGTCCAGCATGGCTGGTTGACATTGTGCGTCAATGTCTTGTTCCGGCTCAACCGACCGATAGTTATGTGTGTCTAAGCTATGTATGGGGCGGCACCAAACAATTCACTACGGCAATGGACAATCTTGAGAGGCTGCAGCAACCAAATGCCCTCTCATTCGTGCCTTTGGCAAAAACAATCACCCACGCAATGGCTGTGGTTGAGATGGCTGGCGAAAAGTTTCTTTGGGTGGATGCTCTCTGTATTGTCCAGGATGATGACAAGCAGAAACACCAAGACGTCCAAAACATGTCCGGAATATATGCCAATGCTACATTCACGATAATCGCTCGCAGTGCAACGAATGCAGATAGTGGGCTGCCAGGGCTTTTTGGTATATCACAACAACGTAAGGTTCAACAGCACACTTGGCGTCTCGGGCCTTCTTCGACCGTTATAAATATACAGTATAGAGACTGGAAAGATGATCAAAACAGGGGGGCGTGGTTTACCAGAGGATGGACATTTCAGGAAGAGTTGTTCTCCAGAAGACAATTGGTTCTTCGTGAACATGGCCCGGCCCATTGGACCTGTATGTCCGCCCAATGGCGAGAGGATATTAGGTTGCCCGATATCACAATACAGATGCCGTCACCTAAACGATATCCCTATCAGCGCAGTATCTATCCGGAAATCCACAATGTTTCCCCCAACATCCCGAAACTAGCAAAAATCATCGAAAATTACAATAGGCGAAGTTTCACCCTACCAGAAGATTCTTTAAGAGCATTTTCTGGAATCGCAACAGCACTTCTTTCCTCGTTTCAAGGCGGACTAATTTCTGGACTCCCAGCAGACTTCTTCTATGCTGGACTTTTATGGTTCCCTTTCTCGAAAGACATTGTCCTTCGCTGGCCAGGAGGGATACCAAAAGCATCCTGTGTTCCGAGTTGGAGCTGGGCCGCATGGAAAGGCAGCTTGGATCTAAAGATTTGGAGGGTAGCGGACACCTGGAGGCCAGTTGGAACCAATCTCGGGTCCTGGAGGGGAGAACAATGCTTCCACCAGAGAATTTTCCCCATAGTCGAGTGGTCCTATCACACCACAAGCGACGGTCCGGGAATTGAAATCAAGGACAGATTTTACGCCTTGAAGGAGAAATATTTTGATTCAGATAAGACGCGATGCCCTCCTGGGTGGACACGCCGTCCGTGGACGAGCTCCCGGGGTCCGAATTGGGTATATAACTACCACGACGAGTCCCGATCGCTGCGATGTCTCTTCCACCCGATTCACCTACAAGGGAAGGGCGATTCTGAAGTTCCTGGCATGACCATAGCCCCTTGGATCTCTTGCTACACCCGTTCTGCAACCCTGCTTGCAGCGGAGGAACTGATAGATTCGGAGCCGGAGTACCTTGCACAATGTATAAGTTTACGTGACTCAATAGGCACCTGGGCAGGTTTTTTGACCCTGAATCCAGATCCACTTTCGCCGTCCGAGACATCTGATACGGTGAACTTGGATTTGACTGGGAATTCTTTAACGTTGGTAGAGGTGGCTAGAGGAGAAATTTGGGAACCCACGGAGGTTCCTTTTTTCCACTATTTTAAAGATGCTAACCACCCCGAGAGACCTAAAGGGGTTCCATGGTACCAGTTTTATTGGGTGATGTGGGTAGAGTGGAGAGGTGACATTGCCTATCGGAGAGGACTGGGACGAGTGGTGAAGAGTATATGGGAAGCACAGGACCGGAAGAAGATGCACTTGATGCTGGGGTAG
- the CDC10 gene encoding cell division control protein (COG:D; COG:T; COG:Z; EggNog:ENOG503NUHB), translating to MAAMPAATIYPQSHVGFDSITSQIERKLLKRGFQFNVICVGQTGLGKSTLINTIFASHLIESKGRLLPDETIRSTTEIQSVSHIIEENGVRLRLNIVDTPGYGDLINNDRCWDPIVKYIKDQHSAYLRKELTAQRERYIQDTRIHCCLFFIQPSGHSLKPIDIVVLKKLSDVVNVVPVIAKSDSLTLEERMAFKERIKEEFAFHNLKMYPYDNEEFDDEERAVNSQIKSLIPFAVVGSEKSIIVNNKQVRGRQNRWGVINVEDETHCEFVYLRNFLLRTHLQDLIETTSQIHYETFRAKQLLALKDPSAQGHGSRPISPAADREMSRSSQRMTMNGY from the exons ATGGCCGCCATGCCTGCTGCCACCATCTACCCCCAGAGCCACGTCGGTTTCGACAGCATCACGTCCCAGATCGAGCGCAAGTTGCTCAAGCGTGGCTTCCAGTTCAACGTCATCTGCGTCG GCCAGACGGGTCTCGGCAAGTCGACCttgatcaacaccatcttcgCCTCTCACCTCATCGAGTCCAAGGGCAGGTTGCTCCCTGACGAGACCATTCGCTCCACCACCGAGATCCAGTCCGTTTCGCACATCATCGAGGAGAACGGCGTCCGCCTCAGACTCAACATTGTCGATACCCCCGGCTATGGcgacctcatcaacaacgacagGTGCTGGGACCCTATCGTCAAGTACATCAAGGACCAGCATTCGGCCTACCTCCGCAAGGAACTCACTGCCCAGCGTGAGCGCTACATTCAGGACACGCGCATCCACTGCTGCTTGTTCTTCATCCAGCCATCGGGTCACTCCCTTAAGCCCATCGATATTGTCGTGCTCAAGAAGCTCTCTGATGTTGTCAACGTCGTTCCCGTCATCGCCAAGTCCGATTCCCTGACTTTGGAGGAGCGCATGGCTTTCAAGGAGCGCatcaaggaggagtttgctTTCCACAACCTCAAGATGTACCCCTATGACAACGAGGAatttgacgacgaggagcgTGCTGTCAACAGCCAGATTAAG AGCTTGATTCCTTTCGCCGTCGTCGGTTCCGAGAAGTCAATCatcgtcaacaacaagcaagTCCGTGGCCGCCAGAATCGGTGGGGAGTGATCAACGTTGAGGACGAGACCCACTGCGAGTTTGTCTACCTCCGAAatttcctcctccgcaccCACCTCCAGGACCTCATTGAGACGACATCTCAAATTCACTACGAGACCTTCCGCGCCAAGCAGCTCTTGGCCCTCAAGGACCCCAGCGCCCAGGGCCACGGCAGCAGACCCATCAGCCCGGCTGCTGACCGCGAGATGAGCCGCAGCTCGCAAAGAATGACCATGAACGGCTACTAA